From one Streptomyces sp. CA-210063 genomic stretch:
- a CDS encoding GtrA family protein, whose amino-acid sequence MDDACRPQAVPGPLGAFSRFVLCGGGVGVASSLAVALLAGLVPWVVANALITVASTLLATELHARFTFGAGRHAGWREHVQSAGSASVAYVVTCAAMLVLQAVQPSAGMLLEQAVYLGAAALTGIGRFLVLRLFVFADGGTWTTARAKSPARVQEDGGTLSWAIPVPA is encoded by the coding sequence ATGGACGACGCATGCCGGCCACAGGCTGTTCCTGGTCCGCTCGGTGCCTTTTCCCGGTTCGTGCTGTGCGGCGGCGGTGTCGGGGTCGCCTCCAGTCTGGCCGTGGCGCTGCTGGCCGGGCTGGTTCCCTGGGTGGTGGCGAACGCGCTGATCACCGTCGCTTCCACCCTCCTCGCCACAGAGCTCCACGCCCGTTTCACTTTCGGGGCCGGGCGGCATGCCGGATGGCGCGAGCACGTGCAGTCCGCAGGGTCGGCCTCGGTCGCCTACGTGGTGACGTGCGCCGCGATGCTCGTACTGCAAGCGGTGCAGCCGTCGGCCGGGATGCTGCTCGAGCAGGCCGTCTACCTCGGCGCCGCCGCGCTCACCGGAATCGGACGTTTCCTGGTGCTACGCCTGTTCGTCTTCGCCGACGGCGGGACGTGGACCACGGCGCGGGCCAAGAGCCCGGCGCGGGTTCAGGAGGACGGCGGGACGCTGTCCTGGGCCATCCCGGTTCCGGCGTGA
- a CDS encoding TetR/AcrR family transcriptional regulator, with protein sequence MTKSVAREPLRRNSRSNRARILATAREELGRNPDITLEELARAAGVVRRTLFGHFPGRAALLEALAVEAAETLRSTVAAGPEPGEPAERALAQFVFTMWPVGDRYRMLLALARRDLGAERVAEVLAPAREAVAGILERGQQDGVFHSHLPPAVLSAGLEAMHVTLLEAVNTGALEDDGGHRIAVTTLIAAGVPEKRADAVVEKVATEMRAARADEA encoded by the coding sequence GTGACCAAGTCCGTGGCCCGCGAGCCGTTGCGTCGTAATTCGCGGTCCAATCGGGCGCGCATCCTGGCCACGGCCCGTGAGGAGCTGGGGCGGAACCCCGACATCACGTTGGAGGAGCTGGCGCGGGCCGCCGGGGTCGTGCGGCGCACCCTCTTCGGGCATTTCCCGGGACGGGCGGCGCTGCTGGAAGCCCTTGCCGTGGAGGCCGCCGAGACGCTGCGGAGCACCGTGGCGGCCGGGCCGGAGCCGGGGGAGCCGGCCGAGCGGGCGCTGGCGCAGTTCGTGTTCACCATGTGGCCCGTCGGGGACCGCTACCGGATGCTCCTGGCGCTGGCCCGGCGGGACCTGGGCGCCGAGCGGGTGGCCGAGGTGCTGGCGCCGGCCCGTGAGGCGGTCGCGGGCATCCTGGAGCGGGGCCAGCAAGACGGTGTCTTCCACTCCCATCTGCCGCCCGCCGTACTGAGCGCCGGGCTGGAGGCGATGCACGTCACCCTCCTGGAGGCCGTCAACACCGGGGCGTTGGAGGACGACGGCGGGCACCGGATCGCCGTGACCACCCTCATCGCGGCCGGTGTGCCCGAGAAGCGGGCGGATGCCGTGGTCGAGAAGGTAGCGACGGAGATGCGCGCGGCCCGGGCCGACGAGGCCTGA
- a CDS encoding TetR family transcriptional regulator — MPMPYAAQRRDARATRARILEAARRELTRDPDSRLADIAAAAGVARRTVYVHFAGRAALVDGLAAEAAEAIRLAVTGILTPAPDATNDLARFVLTMWAVGDRYRTLIRLARQDLGPDRVNELLAPAREWVTRVLTRGQRQGVFQTTVPPAPLSRAIEAQLLTLLDCVNHGIWSDDGTSAATAALIAAGVTPDTAAAKVRHLRGTGSPP; from the coding sequence ATGCCGATGCCATACGCGGCGCAGCGCCGTGACGCGCGCGCCACCCGCGCCCGGATCCTGGAGGCGGCCCGGCGGGAGCTGACCCGGGACCCCGACAGCCGTCTCGCCGACATCGCCGCAGCCGCCGGAGTGGCCCGGCGCACCGTCTACGTCCACTTCGCCGGCCGGGCCGCGCTCGTCGACGGCCTGGCCGCGGAGGCCGCGGAGGCGATCCGGCTCGCGGTCACGGGCATCCTCACCCCGGCGCCCGACGCCACGAACGACCTGGCGCGCTTCGTCCTCACCATGTGGGCGGTCGGCGACCGCTACCGCACCCTCATCCGGCTGGCCCGCCAGGATCTCGGCCCCGACCGTGTCAACGAACTGCTGGCCCCGGCCCGCGAATGGGTCACGAGGGTCCTCACCCGCGGTCAGCGGCAGGGCGTCTTCCAGACCACGGTCCCGCCGGCCCCGCTCAGCCGCGCCATCGAGGCCCAGCTGCTGACCCTGCTCGACTGCGTCAACCACGGCATCTGGTCCGACGACGGCACCAGCGCCGCCACCGCCGCCCTGATCGCCGCCGGGGTCACCCCCGACACGGCCGCCGCGAAGGTCCGCCACCTACGCGGGACCGGGTCGCCCCCGTAG